From Daucus carota subsp. sativus chromosome 6, DH1 v3.0, whole genome shotgun sequence:
CTGAAAAATTGAAAGGAATTTCTTTTTCATCGGGAAAATTTACTCCTTGCTCACACACTTTTTGTTAAGTCTGATTGTATTTCCTTTGAACGCAGAGATAAAATTTTATCACACACGGAAAAAAACTATCAAATATATCTGAACAGAGGAATAGAAAaggaaaatttaataaataaatttcagatattattatttaaattttaaacttaatatGCTCAGATATTAAGCTTCACGCTGCCTACATGTATTATCACTTGAAAATGTAACAAGAGAACACCAACCTTGTACTAGTCTGGAACCTGGAAAAGACAGGGTAAgcagaatgaagctagaaaaaTTGACTTAAATACCTTCCTGTCACTGAAGTTTAGCTCATTGTACACACTAACCATGCATGTTTTAAGAAAACCGGTTCGACCATGCAATGCAAGTTCAAATAATCGTACTCCCTGACCACAAACGAGAATGTTTTAAGAAAACCGGTTCGCCCATACAATGCAAGTTCAAACAATAGTACTTCCCAACCACAAATGAGAAAAATAACCCAACAATGCAGTGTTTGTTGTGCACTTGCGGTTCATTGCAATTGTAGACTTACTGGCAAGCTACTGTACAGACATGCCATGCATGAGATTTGCGGAAGAACAAAAAGTGGGCAAGCTctttccacttttctttctatgCCCCACTCACTTTCATATCATCCCAAATCTCTTCCACAATCTCCATCCTATTCAACCTCACAAACATCCCAACTAATATATTACGATAATTTGGTTCTagcttatttattttcaaagtaTTTGCACTTGTTTATCAGAGAgttaaaagaaagaaagatCAATGGTGAAAAGGAAGGAACCGGAATCAGAAGCAAATGATATGTTACCCATTACTGAACCTAAACAGATAAGAGAGCAACTTACATCCTACAATTAAAGGCTTGTCATCAGTGTTTTAACTTTCTATTCTTCTTCATCGTCTTCTTCCTTAagctcttcctcttcttcatcatcaattTCCAATTCTTCACCTGCGCTATCTTCATCGACAATAAAACCTCCCAGCGTTTCATCATTGTCATCTTCGTCTTCTCCTTCATCATCAATTTGTGGAGAATTGCTGCGAATTGTCACAGCCTTAGTATGTTTGTCACTACTCTTTGATCTAGTCAAATACTTAGGCTTCTTAACCTTGCTTGATTTGGCAAGAACCTCTTTATCCTCGTCACTCTCACCTGTccattcatcatcatcattttcaacCTCTCCACTCTTCTTCCTCTTTCTCCTCCCACCACCCTTTCTTTTACTCCCACCAACCTCATCGTCTTCACTTTCTTCTTCTCCAGGTTCATCAATAAACCAATCCCAGTTCTTGATATCACGAATCATTTTCTTGGTATAGCTATCAAACTCATGCCCCATAACAACAAAACCAAACTCTGCAGttccaaaaaaattcaaattttacttCATCTTCCATACTACAATAATTCCACATATTATTAACAAAAACAAGAACACTAACTTTCAAATTCCATAGTAACTGCATTCctaattcaacaaactctcatCTAACTTGAACAACATGGTCACTGTATATTCTCCGTAAAAAGTGATACCTATGCATACATGCTCTTACTCCTACAAGTAGTCAAAATACAAAATACCAGAGAaactgtttccgtgaagactcCGAACATGTAATTAACTTAACTACcacaaaaatcacaaaaaactCCAAGAAAACAATATCCAAAAGTTAAAGATCAAACCTTTGACAGGATCGAAACCCGAAACATCAATCGAATCGACATCCAATTCTTCAACATTCAAAGCCTCACCCAACTGACTCTCAAGCCCTAAATCTCCACTTTCATCATCAAGTTCCAATCTTTTTAACTTAAACCAAATGGGTTTTTCAGCAGACACACAAAACATATCACCACTGTCCATTTCACCATTTTCAAGAAgcctaaatattttgatttcatCAGTTTTTCTGTAATGTACCCACATGGGATTCTTGCCAAGAACTTGAAAACGAGCCCTGATTTCATCGTCTGAATTGACAAGTTGAAAGCTTACGTGGCGACGAGAAACTGTTCGGTCAGTCGGGTCGGACCCGTTTGCTCTGCCGAAGTGTACATGTTGACCCGGTTGGAGTCGGAGCTTTAAAGCGTCTTCGCCGCTGATTTCCATTTCAGGTTTTGGTTTGAAAGATTAACAGCGAGTCAGTGACAACGCCCATTCTTTTAGTTTCGTTTAGATTCTTTTAGTGAATTAATTTCGGTTATTCCCTCTGTGCTTTTTCGAAATACTTTTTTCCATAAATTACTTGTTTTGTCTCTTATATTTcttaacatattttaaaatgtatattcaatcaaaaaaaatgtataataatataatataattttttatttttaaattaaatatttaattttattcagatataaaaaataaaataatttataaaattatattatataggaGTTTTAAAATGACAGGCTCAGGAACCCATACAAATCTAAATTACAGgggtttaatatataaaagtatttttatttgtttttatatttaaacttatAATTTTATGAGTCTAGTGCCTGCAAAACGATTGTTACATCAAATAATCCGTTCTTTTTTGtttcatatatataaagaaaagtaactgtaatatatataaaactaaatacaattattttaacTTAATTAGTTTTAATACATAATATTCATCCGTATCTGTTACGGTGTAACGAGCacatttttgtatatataatatataaaataatctaattaataatcacattaaaataatattaaatttataattattttaatttcatttgaTAACAAAATTTTCCGCACAAGTCGCCTTGCATATGTAAAAGACGGTGAATTCGATAAGTTTGTGGAACCTATAAAAATTGCTGAAAATAATATCGATGGAGAAAGAGCAACCGGAGATGATGCAAATATGGATCTAATATTCTAATTGATCATGCAACTGAAAGTGAAATCGTAGACAAGGATAAAATTATGACCTATGTTGAAATTGAGAGTGAAAATGCAAATGATGAAAATATGTCTCTTGTTGAAATTGAGGCTGAAAATGTGACTTGTGATTATTGAGAACGGAattttttgaagttgaaattgaTTATGTTGCCTCCGATCTAGTATGTCAATAGAACTATTGAATGGGTTAGTTAtgatatcaattttaatttcaaatgcCTGGTTGATGATTTTGCTAGCAAAAATGCGAAAAGAATAAACTTTTAATGGTTGAGTTATTACAAGGACAAAATGTGCTGCTAACTTTGGTTCTATACAAGTGCTCAGAAGTGTAACTTGAAATTGAACTGATAAAACTAATATAGCTGACTTGAGTATAATACCATCATGTATAGATAAGAATGTAGCTGGTAGATTAATTGATATATCGTTGACTATAAGTTCCCCAGATCTGCAGCGGTCATTGATAAATATAAACACTTGAAAAATTCTTatgattttgatataattatattatactgAGTGTTAGCCGCCCAAAACAAGGCCAATTATCCAGATCGGTACTCCAGATTGTAATGTGCTTATAATCTATTAAACATACATTGACTAATTAGGAGCCGGTTAATTAAAAACATACATCCTACTAACTTCTGTCTTTAAGCCAGTTTatgactttttttaagtttaagccgacttctgatttattatacaaacagacatttttcagcttagaATAAATAAGGAACATGAGAGATCTGGTGAATGAAGCATATTAGATAGCAGAAGGATGGATTGTAAATAATCTGATCACAGATTTCTAAGGTTCTAAAGTGTTTGGAAATATGGTCAGTTCACATGTTGAATTATTTCGACAATTTATTCCTGTGTAGTCTTCAATAGTTAGTTTATGTTCAATGTCAGCACCACTTctgttaaaaataaaactaagttGAACTGGTAAATCTTCAATTTATTATCCTGTGCAGCT
This genomic window contains:
- the LOC108225557 gene encoding uncharacterized protein LOC108225557 is translated as MEISGEDALKLRLQPGQHVHFGRANGSDPTDRTVSRRHVSFQLVNSDDEIRARFQVLGKNPMWVHYRKTDEIKIFRLLENGEMDSGDMFCVSAEKPIWFKLKRLELDDESGDLGLESQLGEALNVEELDVDSIDVSGFDPVKEFGFVVMGHEFDSYTKKMIRDIKNWDWFIDEPGEEESEDDEVGGSKRKGGGRRKRKKSGEVENDDDEWTGESDEDKEVLAKSSKVKKPKYLTRSKSSDKHTKAVTIRSNSPQIDDEGEDEDDNDETLGGFIVDEDSAGEELEIDDEEEEELKEEDDEEE